Proteins encoded together in one Mycobacterium sp. MS1601 window:
- a CDS encoding NADPH-dependent 2,4-dienoyl-CoA reductase, with the protein MARRGADRAGRLKVLPEAVAFPKLLSPLDLGFTTLRNRVVMGSMHTGLEDRGRDTDRLAAYFAERARGGVGLIITGGYAPNRTGWLLPFAAELVSSSQARRHRRITAAVHDGGAKILLQVLHAGRYAYHPLSVSASSIKAPINPFRPRALRDVEGTIDDFVRCALLAREAGYDGVEIMGSEGYLLNQFLAPRTNKRRDGWGGTATNRRRFPVEIVRRTRVAVGPDFILSYRMSMADYVPDGQSWDEIVALATEVEAAGATIINTGIGWHEARVPTIVTSVPAGAFVDISNAVSQHVDIPVMASNRINMPEAAEQILADTGVALISMARPLLSDPDWVNKAAAGVPDEINTCIACNQACLDHAFVHKTVSCLLNPRAGHETTLVLGPTRRVKSVAVVGAGPAGLAAAVGLAQRGHKVTVFDAAEAIGGQFDLARRIPGKEEFDHTLRYYRTMLKKHAVTICLGTRVAAADLAGFDEVVLATGVAPRLPDIPGIDHPMVLTYPQAISGVHPVGKRVAVIGAGGIGFDVSELLTTDQSPTLNLKEWKAEWGAGDPQDGRGALVPPLPAPALRQVYLLQRSTGAQGRKLGKTTGWVHRASLKAKGVVQLSGVTYERIDDDGLHISIDSRSRLLAVDNVVVCAGQESVRDLEKGLHALGIQPHIIGGAAVAAELDAKRAIQQGTELAARL; encoded by the coding sequence CCGCCTACTTCGCCGAACGGGCCCGCGGCGGCGTAGGCCTCATCATCACCGGCGGATACGCCCCCAACCGGACCGGTTGGCTGCTCCCCTTCGCCGCGGAGCTGGTGTCGTCGTCACAAGCACGAAGGCACCGCCGAATCACCGCGGCCGTCCACGATGGCGGCGCCAAGATACTGCTGCAGGTACTGCACGCCGGTCGCTACGCCTACCACCCGCTATCGGTCAGCGCGTCCTCGATCAAGGCCCCCATCAATCCGTTCCGGCCGCGGGCCCTGCGTGACGTCGAAGGAACCATCGACGATTTTGTGCGGTGCGCCCTGCTGGCGCGCGAAGCGGGGTACGACGGCGTCGAGATCATGGGCAGCGAAGGGTATCTGCTGAACCAGTTCCTGGCGCCGCGCACCAACAAACGCCGTGACGGCTGGGGCGGTACCGCGACCAACCGGCGCCGGTTCCCGGTGGAGATCGTGCGGCGCACCCGCGTTGCCGTCGGCCCGGATTTCATCCTGAGCTACCGCATGTCGATGGCCGACTATGTGCCCGACGGCCAGAGCTGGGACGAGATCGTGGCGCTGGCAACGGAAGTCGAAGCAGCGGGTGCAACGATCATCAACACCGGCATCGGGTGGCACGAGGCGCGGGTACCCACCATCGTCACCTCGGTTCCCGCAGGCGCCTTCGTCGACATCAGCAACGCAGTGTCACAACACGTCGACATCCCGGTGATGGCCTCCAACCGGATCAACATGCCCGAGGCCGCCGAGCAGATCCTGGCCGACACCGGAGTGGCGCTGATCTCGATGGCGCGACCGCTGCTGTCGGATCCGGATTGGGTCAACAAAGCGGCCGCTGGTGTGCCCGACGAGATCAACACCTGCATCGCCTGTAACCAGGCCTGCCTGGACCACGCGTTTGTGCACAAGACGGTGTCGTGTCTGTTGAATCCGCGCGCGGGGCACGAAACCACCCTGGTGTTGGGGCCCACCCGGCGGGTCAAGTCGGTGGCGGTGGTGGGCGCTGGACCTGCCGGCCTTGCGGCGGCGGTGGGTTTGGCGCAGCGCGGGCACAAGGTCACGGTGTTCGACGCGGCAGAGGCGATCGGGGGCCAGTTCGACCTGGCGCGCCGCATCCCCGGCAAGGAGGAGTTCGACCACACCCTCCGCTACTACCGGACGATGCTGAAAAAGCACGCTGTCACCATCTGCCTCGGCACTCGCGTGGCTGCAGCTGATCTGGCCGGCTTCGACGAGGTGGTACTGGCCACCGGCGTCGCGCCCCGGCTTCCGGACATTCCCGGCATCGATCACCCGATGGTGCTCACCTATCCCCAGGCCATCTCCGGCGTGCACCCCGTCGGCAAGCGGGTGGCGGTGATAGGCGCGGGCGGCATCGGCTTCGACGTCAGTGAACTGTTGACCACCGACCAGTCGCCGACGCTGAACCTCAAAGAGTGGAAGGCCGAATGGGGCGCCGGCGACCCGCAGGACGGCCGCGGTGCGCTGGTGCCGCCGCTGCCCGCTCCCGCGCTACGGCAGGTCTATCTGCTGCAGCGTTCCACGGGCGCACAGGGCAGAAAGCTCGGTAAGACAACCGGGTGGGTGCACCGTGCGTCGCTGAAAGCCAAAGGGGTGGTGCAGCTTTCCGGAGTGACCTATGAGCGCATCGACGACGACGGCCTGCACATCAGTATCGACTCGCGGTCTCGGCTCCTGGCCGTGGACAACGTTGTGGTGTGCGCCGGCCAGGAGTCGGTGCGTGATCTGGAAAAAGGACTGCACGCGTTGGGGATCCAACCGCACATCATCGGCGGGGCGGCGGTGGCTGCCGAGCTGGATGCCAAGCGGGCCATCCAGCAGGGCACCGAACTCGCCGCCCGCCTCTGA